From one Mytilus galloprovincialis chromosome 13, xbMytGall1.hap1.1, whole genome shotgun sequence genomic stretch:
- the LOC143057144 gene encoding dnaJ homolog subfamily C member 16-like → MKIAYLFLIACLCAGSASTENLYKVLGVSKTATQKEIKKAYKEMAREWHPDKNSDENAADRFTKINEAYETLGDSNKRDQYDRFGYTAAREQKPSHEYHNPFGNDFFRGFNFNFNGNQQGESVIEKFNINLRAYETKILPESDRKPCFLYTYTDFCFDCARIEHLVEKLIRDLEDVGICVGTFHAGRARSLTGALRIERVPTLIMLINGQLTTFRGSVNTAGLNNFARGVFPKNLFTKINDGNFQDFLDGWNDNHVRALLFIRREEISMRFLAPAFYHKEFIKFGYVNLWTNENSNLTKKYNVNRYRETLLMFNEDTQTPVATLVMPQLSRSTMEEVLIANRFITLPRLSSQRRFEEICPEEMKAKRRRLCVVLVTKKSETGNEKFLNSFRKYVQSSSLTRNERVKFAYIYEDTQKNVIQSFSKGDTSRTDDTQSKVIILWRMEKNHLSYNWLSKGWDIDNIQDSRNHLEDQVKHLLNSDQSLAYRVILPEFNNEHALHLIIRIFYKLWSWGEKVYHYLATYDAITYITVIMSLFLMFGMGFFLQKMASIEEEQIRETIPKRCKPRPPSVNTTTKCINLYELRPETYEELVTNSETGLTVIALVDEDTKKFLLEEFGKLVYPLTRYSGLTFGFVNLDLYMGWYRHLLEESVDKKIDLTNMKVKNCIGTVLAINGHRNYYYIYHPRPARKWIRNTDKVSRAVGFVDTDDSDSDGNKETPVAIEKLLKGLTDWTDRVFDGSIPKVRIPCWPELAIK, encoded by the exons ATGAAGAtagcatatttgtttttgatcgcTTGCCTCTGTGCTGGTTCTGCCAGTACAGAGAATCTTTACAAAGTTCTTGGCGTATCAAAAACAGCAACACAGAAAGAAATAAAGAAAGCATATAAAGAAATGGCAAGGGAATG GCATCCAGATAAAAATAGTGACGAAAATGCTGCTGATAGATTTACCAAAATAAATGAAGCCTATGAG ACACTTGGTGATTCCAACAAAAGAGACCAGTATGACAGATTTGGTTACACAGCTGCAAGGGAACAAAAACCTTCACATGAATATCATAATCCTTTTGGTAACGATTTCTTCAGGGGCTTCAACTTTAACTTCAATGGAAATCAACAAGGAGAATCAGTTATAGAAaagtttaatataaatttaaG AGCTTATGAAACAAAGATCTTACCAGAGAGTGACAGGAAGCCATGTTTTCTATATACTTACACTGATTTCTGTTTTGATTGTGCCAGGATAGAACATCTAGTGGAAAAACTCATCAGAGATCTGGAAGATGTTG GAATATGTGTTGGTACTTTCCATGCTGGACGAGCACGATCTTTGACTGGAGCACTCAGGATAGAAAGGGTCCCAACACTTATCATGCTGATCAATGGCCAGTTGACCACCTTCAGGGGTAGTGTAAACACAGCTGGTCTGAATAACTTTGCTAGAGGAGTATTTCCTAAAAATTTGTTTACAAAG atcAATGATGGAAACTTTCAAGATTTTCTTGATGGCTGGAATGACAACCACGTGCGAGCTTTACTGTTTATCAGAAGGGAGGAAATATCTATGAGATTCCTAGCGCCAGCCTTCTACCACAAAGAATTCATCAAGTTTGGATATGTCAATTTATGGACAAATGAAAATAGTAACTTGACAAAGAAATACAACGTGAATAGATACAGAGAAACTTTACTTATGTTTAATGAAGACACACAGACTCCTGTTGCTACTTTGGTT ATGCCACAGTTAAGCAGGAGTACAATGGAAGAGGTATTGATAGCCAATAGATTTATCACCCTGCCACGGCTATCATCGCAGAGAAGATTTGAAGAGATTTGTCCAGAGGAAATGAAAGCAAAACGAAGGAG ACTGTGTGTGGTTTTGGTGACAAAGAAAAGTGAAACTGGTAATGAAAAATTCCTGAACAGCTTCAGAAAATATGTTCAGTCATCGTCACTGACACGGAATGAAAGAGTGAAATTTGCTTACATCTACGAAGATACACAGAAAAATGTGATTCAGAGTTTCTCTAAAGGTGATACATCCAGAACTGATGATACACAAAGCAAG gTGATTATATTATGGAGAATGGAGAAAAATCATCTAAGTTACAACTGGCTCTCAAAAGGATGGGATATAGATAATATACAGGACAGTCGCAATCATCTGGAAGACCAAGTCAAGCATTTACTTAACTCAGACCAGTCCTTAGCTTACAGAGTTATACTTCCTGAATTTAACAATGAACATGCTTTG catTTGATCATCAGAATTTTCTACAAGTTGTGGAGTTGGGGAGAGAAAGTTTATCACTATCTTGCAAC ATATGATGCTATAACTTACATCACTGTTATTATGTCCTTGTTTCTAATGTTTGGTATGGGATTCTTCTTACAAAAGATGGCATCCATTGAAGAGGAGCAGATAAGGGAGACAATTCCGAAGAGATGTAAACCTAGACCTCCATCAGT aaatacaaCAACAAAGTGTATAAATCTATATGAACTACGACCTGAGACATATGAAGAATTGGTCACCAACTCTGAAACAGGATTAACAGTTATAGCATTGGTAGATGAAGATACTAAAAAGTTCTTGTTAGAAGAATTTGGGAAACTGGTTTATCCTCTAACAAG GTATAGTGGACTTACATTTGGATTTGTGAACCTGGACTTGTATATGGGCTGGTATCGACATCTACTAGAAGAAAGTGTTGACAAAAAGATTGATCTTACAAATATGAAAGTCAAGAATTGTATAGGCACAGTTTTAGCCATAAACGGCCACAGAAATTATTACTATATTTACCATCCAAGACCAGCACGGAAATGGATACGCAATACAGACAAAGTGTCGAGGGCAGTAGGATTTGTCGACACAGATGATTCAGATAGTGATGGGAACAAAGAAACGCCAGTTGCCATCGAAAAGTTGTTGAAAGGATTGACTGATTGGACAGATAGAGTCTTTGATGGATCTATTCCAAAAGTCAGAATTCCATGTTGGCCTGAATTGGCAATCAAGTAG